One segment of Brassica napus cultivar Da-Ae chromosome C3, Da-Ae, whole genome shotgun sequence DNA contains the following:
- the LOC106443854 gene encoding uncharacterized protein LOC106443854 translates to MDDHQEFEKPIFDLHNRKVRSSRMKKKNRLGESMNHHYEEIFCYYGLRESPKKRTTQKSLRVKKKRLVRCGECGKGFRYEKCLRNHSETMHPLKEKKKKSESMRRDLLCFLRSGGVQRRKRSKRVSRYKKSLPPLSVSSSSSSSAFGNDGELLEVAESLIMLSKSGDALFSNLELNERKCEDGFLGNEQKLVGSLSNELKLVGIRTDSNGTSKELLGFLGDKKVMKEDEVGAESFGEEVRLERVSLDDKKAETDTEQKLGGQEAVFEVSNSASKGFQMNNEHRCRLCGRVFSTYQALGGHQTFHRMKNNSEKSKHEMQRRVSRS, encoded by the coding sequence ATGGATGATCACCAAGAATTCGAGAAACCCATCTTCGACTTACACAACAGGAAGGTTCGAAGCTCTcgtatgaagaagaagaatcgttTAGGAGAATCGATGAATCATCATTACGAAGAGATCTTTTGCTACTATGGATTGAGGGAAAGCCCGAAGAAGAGAACAACCCAGAAATCTCTGCGGGTTAAGAAGAAGCGTCTGGTTCGTTGCGGAGAGTGCGGTAAAGGGTTTCGATACGAGAAGTGCCTGAGGAATCATAGCGAAACTATGCATCCgttgaaagagaagaagaagaagagcgaaTCTATGAGAAGGGATCTGTTGTGTTTCTTAAGGAGTGGTGGTGTGCAGAGGAGAAAGAGGTCGAAAAGAGTTTCCAGGTACAAGAAGAGTCTTCCTCCACTCTCTGtttcgtcttcgtcttcttcttctgcgtTTGGGAATGATGGAGAACTGTTGGAAGTCGCTGAGTCTCTGATTATGTTGTCTAAGAGTGGTGATGCTCTGTTTTCGAATCTAGAGTTGAATGAGAGAAAATGTGAAGATGGGTTTTTGGGTAATGAGCAAAAGCTAGTTGGGTCTTTGAGTAATGAGCTTAAACTTGTGGGGATTAGAACTGATTCTAATGGAACATCGAAAGAGCTTTTGGGTTTCTTGGGAGACAAGAAGGTTATGAAAGAAGATGAGGTAGGAGCAGAGAGTTTTGGGGAAGAAGTTAGGTTGGAGAGAGTGAGCTTGGACGATAAGAAAGCTGAAACGGATACAGAGCAGAAACTTGGGGGTCAAGAAGCTGTGTTTGAAGTTTCAAATTCAGCAAGTAAGGGTTTTCAGATGAACAATGAGCATAGGTGCAGGCTCTGTGGGAGGGTTTTCTCGACGTATCAAGCTCTCGGTGGTCATCAAACGTTTCATAGAATGAAGAACAATTCTGAAAAGTCAAAGCATGAGATGCAGAGAAGAGTCAGTAGAAGCTGA
- the LOC106386588 gene encoding uncharacterized protein LOC106386588, protein MDPIRFQSDAQVVSVSSENSNPNVSRARISGSASSKSSESAEKVTRSKLNPSQAAFSPRNRIRERRFVVVKKKKKEDSASVVARVDCKCGANNMKKCVCVAYETLRASHEEFFKKRGDSEVETGESSQNVEEEDEIDVCSMKRRREKVLEEARRSLPEYGKVMHLVKAFDKLTCFPFAKAKEGNEKDDKKIKKALRWELPGMSLKQPKCPEEAETEQVTWSSSFSPSDLVLTATNLGLEQQPHASVCSSWDNISVSSLNSNGGRRSRRNSLDSSASMGSRISKKKQVKVTSLKPFKLRTEERGRMKEEELAKKLQEMTIEEEKMRIPIAQGLPWTTDEPESLVKPHVKGITTPVDLKLHSDIRAMERAEFDYQVAEKMSLIEQYKAEREEQQKVAEEEELRRLRKELIPKAQPMPYFDRPFIPRRSSKHPTIPRDPKFHKTQHKTQHKRCCSTSSWSETGSYMSDLLYQQDL, encoded by the exons ATGGATCCGATCAGATTTCAATCGGATGCTCAAGTGGTTTCAGTCTCATCGGAGAACTCGAACCCTAACGTCTCGCGCGCGAGGATCTCCGGGTCTGCGTCCTCGAAGTCGAGTGAATCTGCGGAGAAGGTTACGAGATCGAAGCTTAATCCGAGCCAGGCGGCGTTTTCGCCACGGAATCGTATCAGAGAGAGGAGATTCGtggtggtgaagaagaagaagaaggaagattcAGCGTCTGTGGTCGCACGAGTGGACTGTAAGTGTGGAGCTAATAACATGAAGAAATGCGTTTGTGTTGCATATGAAACTCTCCGTGCTTCGCATGAAGAGTTCTTCAAAAAGCGAGGAGATTCGGAGGTCGAAACTGGAGAATCCAGCCAGAAtgtggaggaagaagatgaaatcgATGTTTGTTcgatgaagaggagaagagaaaagGTGCTTGAGGAAGCCAGAAGGAGCCTCCCTGAATATGGTAAAGTGATGCATCTCGTTAAGGCATTCGACAAGCTTACTTGCTTCCCCTTTGCAAAGGCAAAAGAAGGCAACGAAAAGGATGATAAGAAGATTAAGAAAGCTCTGAGATGGGAGTTGCCTGGGATGAGCCTGAAGCAGCCCAAGTGTCCAGAGGAAGCTGAGACTGAACAAGTCACTTGGAGTTCTTCATTTTCACCATCTGATTTGGTTTTAACAGCTACCAATCTTGGACTAGAACAACAACCTCACGCCTCAGTTTGTTCATCATGGGACAACATCAG TGTTTCAAGCCTTAATTCAAATGGTGGGAGGAGGAGCAGAAGAAAT AGCTTGGACTCCTCTGCTTCAATGGGTAGTAGAATATCAAAGAAGAAGCAGGTCAAAGTCACTTCTCTGAAGCCATTCAAACTTAGAACTGAG GAACGTGGACGAATGAAAGAAGAAGAGTTAGCAAAGAAGCTACAAGAGATGACCATAGAGGAAGAAAAAATGAGAATCCCAATAGCTCAAGGTCTTCCCTGGACAACTGATGAACCTGAG AGTCTGGTTAAGCCTCATGTGAAAGGTATCACAACACCAGTAGACTTGAAGCTCCACTCAGACATTCGAGCAATGGAGCGTGCAGAATTTGATTACCAG GTTGCTGAGAAAATGAGTCTAATAGAGCAATACAAAGCAGAAAGAGAAGAGCAACAAAAGgtagcagaagaagaagagttaagAAGGTTGAGGAAAGAATTGATCCCAAAGGCACAACCAATGCCATACTTTGATCGACCATTCATCCCCAGAAG GTCGAGCAAGCACCCGACGATACCTCGAGATCCCAAGTTTCACAAGACACAACACAAGACACAACACAAGAGATGCTGCAGTACATCATCTTGGAGTGAAACAGGATCTTACATGAGCGATCTCTTGTACCAGCAAGACCTTTAA
- the LOC106388645 gene encoding 40S ribosomal protein S19-1-like produces MATGKTVKDVSPHDFVKAYASHLKRSGKIELPPWTDIVKTGKLKELAPYDPDWYYIRAASMARKVYLRGGLGVGAFRRIYGGSKRNGSRPPHFCKSSGGIARHILQQLETMNIVEIDTKGGRRITSSGQRDLDQVAGRIAAEI; encoded by the exons ATGGCGACAGGTAAAACTGTGAAAGACGTCTCGCCTCATGACTTCGTCAAGGCTTACGCTTCTCATCTCAAGCGATCTGGCAAG atcgAGCTTCCCCCATGGACAGACATTGTGAAGACCGGTAAGTTGAAGGAGCTTGCCCCATATGATCCTGATTGGTACTACATCAGAGCTG CATCTATGGCAAGGAAAGTGTACCTGAGGGGAGGTCTTGGCGTTGGTGCTTTCCGTAGAATCTATGGTGGAAGCAAGAGAAACGGCAGTCGCCCACCACACTTCTGCAAAAGCAGCGGTGGTATTGCCCGTCACATCCTCCAGCAGTTGGAGACTATGAACATTGTTGAAATTGACACCAAAGG aggaagaagaatcaCTTCCAGTGGGCAACGGGATTTGGACCAGGTTGCTGGACGTATTGCAGCTGAAATTTGA
- the LOC106384126 gene encoding F-box/kelch-repeat protein At4g38940-like, whose translation MAMCWITSLPEDVIIECVARVPRRYYPSLSLVSKFCRSLIASPQLYARRSLLDRTECCLYVTIYSRDDGYDRLYTLRQKINSSGDYCLVPIPSLPPMPSYGSYVAVGSKIYVMGGSCFEVSSNALTLIDCPLHTANHHLPNMPRAVASSVSGYINEKIYVIGGCRSRFPVFSEGPMDVMVFDVKSETWESKTRPDNLVFDWYSNSAVTWDDKIYFRVLKHGFVYDPSQDKMEKDDMLKSYHWVGSECVIEGVLYYYSTASKILRSYDLKERCWKRVKGEIGLSGTTRARTVTYDKKVVVFLEKDIDRNKVELWCAEIKLERDEQGEICARLDWCGCVFEGHSRLMNCLVLKV comes from the coding sequence ATGGCTATGTGTTGGATCACTTCACTTCCAGAAGATGTTATTATAGAATGTGTGGCTCGTGTACCTAGACGTTACTATCCCTCTCTTTCTCTGGTTTCGAAGTTCTGTCGATCTCTTATAGCATCGCCACAACTATACGCGAGACGGTCTCTCTTGGACCGCACCGAATGCTGTCTCTATGTTACCATTTATTCACGCGACGATGGTTACGACCGTTTGTATACTCTACGTCAGAAAATCAACTCTAGTGGAGATTATTGCTTGGTCCCTATCCCATCACTCCCTCCAATGCCTTCTTATGGCAGCTACGTGGCTGTTGGTTCAAAGATCTACGTAATGGGCGGATCTTGCTTTGAAGTCTCATCTAATGCATTAACACTCATCGATTGCCCGCTTCACACGGCAAATCATCATCTCCCTAACATGCCAAGGGCAGTCGCTAGTTCGGTCTCTGGCTATATAAACGAGAAAATATATGTCATTGGAGGATGCCGTTCACGTTTCCCAGTGTTTTCAGAGGGGCCCATGGATGTCATGGTGTTTGACGTAAAATCTGAAACTTGGGAGTCCAAAACAAGACCAGACAATCTGGTGTTCGATTGGTATTCTAATAGTGCAGTGACGTGGGATGATAAGATTTATTTCAGGGTTTTAAAGCATGGCTTTGTTTACGATCCGAGTCAAGATAAAATGGAGAAAGACGACATGTTAAAATCTTATCATTGGGTCGGTAGTGAATGTGTTATCGAGGGAGTATTGTACTACTATTCTACAGCTTCGAAGATTTTAAGAAGTTATGATTTAAAAGAAAGGTGTTGGAAAAGGGTCAAGGGTGAGATAGGATTGAGCGGGACTACTCGTGCACGCACGGTGACGTACGATAAGAAGGTGGTTGTGTTTTTAGAGAAAGATATTGATCGGAATAAAGTAGAACTTTGGTGTGCTGAGATCAAACTAGAAAGGGATGAACAAGGAGAGATTTGTGCAAGACTTGATTGGTGTGGTTGTGTGTTTGAGGGACACTCTAGATTGATGAATTGTCTAGTTCTTAAGGTTTGA